Proteins from a genomic interval of Paenibacillus sp. FSL H8-0048:
- a CDS encoding response regulator transcription factor, whose translation MYSVLIVDDELSIREGLATLLDWESLGYRVVDTAANAVEARHKAQLYSPDLMIVDIRMPGKDGLELIGELREDHEELHILILSGYADFSYAKRAMSYNIDNYLLKPVDEEELQLYLTGLSTILNARLAHRKNHEAVKVWSREMLVQSLLMESSLHPAPALMESALEAGLLWDSYQIVLIRLLLQDHADNGPSSSVKSRLTSSFEDNRWGIVFALDSYLGVLLQPSYQKELVRKRMAQQIREAAAAEGLECIITAGDMVDSLRELPVSHQSALARMKDHFFYDEPGMIGPDSLKLKQGLPANPQDTESRLAPVMDRLYFALDTGNLSVISALIQEAGDLMAAAGLSEMAVKSYYVRAVTSMSGKLSVHYKELSAAQSRMEEQIQQIYRHTSLPQLQRYITGLLEEYASGIIRDDTDVLIKRMVDLIHRHYDENLKLEALADVFTYSSAYLGKLFKNTMGCSFNTYLDTIRIEKAMELLDQGCKIHQAASSVGFSDVDYFREKFKKIAGISPSAYRRKEPENAFSESAYEKD comes from the coding sequence ATGTATAGTGTGTTAATTGTTGATGATGAATTGTCGATCCGCGAAGGACTTGCCACCCTGCTGGATTGGGAGAGCCTCGGCTACCGGGTGGTAGATACCGCAGCCAATGCGGTTGAAGCCAGGCATAAGGCTCAGCTGTATTCCCCGGATCTGATGATTGTGGATATCCGTATGCCCGGGAAGGACGGACTGGAGCTGATCGGCGAGCTGCGGGAGGATCATGAGGAGCTGCATATTCTCATATTGAGCGGCTATGCCGACTTCAGTTATGCCAAGCGTGCGATGTCCTACAATATCGATAACTACCTGCTTAAGCCGGTCGATGAGGAGGAATTGCAGCTGTATCTTACCGGCCTGTCTACCATACTGAATGCGCGGCTGGCCCACCGCAAGAATCATGAGGCTGTTAAGGTCTGGAGCCGGGAGATGCTGGTTCAGTCCCTGCTGATGGAGAGCAGTCTGCATCCCGCCCCCGCGCTGATGGAGTCGGCATTGGAAGCGGGGCTGCTCTGGGATTCCTACCAGATCGTGCTGATCCGGCTCCTGCTGCAGGATCATGCGGACAACGGACCCTCCAGCAGCGTCAAGTCCCGGCTGACGTCCAGCTTCGAGGATAACCGCTGGGGCATCGTTTTCGCGCTCGATTCTTATCTCGGGGTGCTGCTGCAGCCCTCTTACCAAAAGGAGCTGGTGCGTAAACGGATGGCCCAGCAGATTCGTGAAGCTGCTGCTGCAGAGGGGCTGGAGTGCATCATCACCGCCGGGGATATGGTGGACAGTCTGAGGGAGCTGCCGGTCTCCCATCAGTCGGCGCTGGCGCGGATGAAGGATCACTTCTTCTATGATGAGCCGGGGATGATTGGCCCCGATTCTCTTAAGCTGAAGCAAGGGCTGCCTGCGAACCCCCAGGATACAGAGAGCAGGCTCGCTCCCGTGATGGACCGGCTGTATTTCGCTCTGGATACCGGCAATCTGAGCGTAATCTCTGCCCTGATCCAGGAAGCGGGGGACCTTATGGCTGCTGCGGGGTTATCCGAGATGGCGGTGAAATCCTATTATGTACGGGCCGTAACCTCCATGTCCGGGAAGCTCTCCGTTCATTATAAGGAGCTTAGCGCTGCGCAGAGCCGGATGGAGGAGCAGATTCAGCAGATCTACAGGCATACCTCCCTCCCCCAGCTCCAGCGCTATATCACAGGTCTGCTGGAGGAATACGCCAGTGGAATTATCCGCGACGATACGGATGTCCTGATAAAGCGGATGGTCGATCTGATCCACCGGCACTATGACGAGAATCTGAAGCTAGAGGCGCTGGCCGATGTGTTCACCTACAGTAGTGCCTATCTTGGCAAGCTGTTCAAGAATACTATGGGCTGCTCCTTCAACACTTATCTGGATACGATCCGCATCGAAAAGGCCATGGAGCTGCTGGACCAGGGCTGCAAAATCCATCAGGCAGCCAGCAGCGTCGGCTTCAGTGATGTCGACTATTTCCGCGAGAAGTTTAAAAAAATCGCAGGCATCTCCCCATCCGCTTACCGGAGAAAGGAGCCGGAGAATGCTTTTTCAGAAAGCGCTTACGAAAAAGACTGA